In Eriocheir sinensis breed Jianghai 21 chromosome 29, ASM2467909v1, whole genome shotgun sequence, a single genomic region encodes these proteins:
- the LOC127004929 gene encoding hornerin-like isoform X18: protein MLAILTSLFPLLAIASGCGEVGPRAEVVCYSAAPAPPPSLDPCQCTVVVVEGAGLAHDLQLTSDADFTSYTALKTANPRLKIVVSLGGSNVKGETFALLTSSVEAVANFTQGAATFLEAHWLDGIEVDWRWPTNGKDKEDLTTLVKVLRLVLDQKVHNVSRRAVTEAVTEAVTEQQEEEEETTTFTPLQEDDESFGVDYSVLESGSEYEATVQPPVDEEDYLTTITTTTTTTETPTTTTATTIPNSTSSTTTTTPSTSTSSSGWTFERKRGGGRGGRIRGVVRRRPLNQVTPGDEKKDAEDAEDKGRLLMVTLAPNPEYIVKGYDLKELSKVVDYFTLPTHNLTLGEQHVTFHPARLMGVADLQNADSLVDLAAGLGVPLDHLILTVPATAMSFTLQDATLTTPRSPAADTPTYMSYSEACKVMSGGNWTVERDNDLTAPYAFDNLTWVAFDDPSSVKVKSKYALLRGLAGVALRDVDQADHEDTCGYGPYPLLSMIYTTFTELARSPRRTVLNSLVEDLTHSPSVPSDLRTSPFRIVRVVDRSGDITAIREYSSNTRYQCSRQGYYRDPDDCSNFYRCAKFNQYVDDFTVFEYACPRGLVFDDRWEVCAWPSAAPPCDGSSEIFPVPKQKFICPGEGYFTDPENCRWFFACLDHYGNGTYTQYEFRCPFGLAYDEDNYMCNWPWLVNGCGQNGVGYLDLAPGAAPVSVADVTGRRVYGKSIPTQQVPSQSLHGGSGDKAGCKECSGSVELSIGGKGVLSHEKGLIISPTLSNERLSYKVYKESIEFSGEKSQGGFGGSVSGGERSGERSQGGFGGRVSSGDHSGERSQGGSGSGVNAGGVAAVAFGSSLPQGPSFAGAKHTQDTAQHQGGSSGAASDRNAIKTPGTSPGYSYSAPSTAPLPSPVTEGYDNSQPRPSSTRTSSRGRPITSQGQPTGSRSGSGLGTSYSQPAAPSSSTRPSHGSQTSLRPSGGRPSTSRRPVTAAPGSGYSYAKPSVSAKPTPSRGRPTSRRPSSRRPTSSRPSSRRPSTSYPSPAPPTSGYSFPTPSTPFKPFPGEDVSSSSSSEEEPTRTTSSGYSYPTPSTSLTPGGGVTVSGQTPITSRPRVYPTPTPSTGYSHPEPPQSFGTLPPVPSPSGSVETGYRPTISSEESSEEGYSYSTPSRPLTTPRPRPTQPVATRRPRPSRPAATLPPPTTPGYSYEAPSLSFEPVRPFGSSESRETFQGVSDEVGIGATGGYSYQTPANPFLETKQPGFTPARPTPTPGYQTPRPSPTTRPQTPTYETPTRRPTPRPAPIPDSSSSEEGYSYRQPSVIFTVPGSSQSAEHSSSSSSEGGFAGYSYLPPSSDKSFNPFGSLGSGSHESSEGYSATGGSGHFGGSVQPSGGGSIHFGSGGSSHFSFGGSGDSGVSSGYRGSSGSGGQGGSGGSSHFSVGGSGGQSGSSESDEHRGSGSGGSSGFGGSGGQGGSGGSNGYSYSGGSSSFGGSGDGGSSESAEHRGSGGSSGSSHFGVGGSGGYSGSRGSSHFGSGGSGGGSSHFSIGGSGQSGSSGSADSGGSGGSGHVSSGGSRFFGTVGAGSSGSSESDEHGSRGGSSHFGTGGSGGRGGSSGGSSHFTFGGSGDSGSSESTEHRGTGGSSGYSGSNGGGGSRSRGGSGGSSGSSGSGGSGHFSFGGSGSRGGSGGSGGHSGSSESDEHRGSDGSESSGGSSHFSIGGSGGSGGSGGSGDQGGSGGSSGYIYSGGSSQLSFGGSSDSGSSESTEHRGSGGSGHFGGGGSGGSGGLSGSSHFSIGGSGGSGGRGGSGSRGGSRGSSGYSGSGSSGGSGHFSFGGSGHSGSSESDEHRASGGSSHFGGGGSGGSGGRGGSRVNGGRGGSGGSGSGGRGGSSDSGRYSGSSGSGGSGGSAGSSHFSIGGSGGSGGGGGSGGSGGSGGSSHFGGGGSGGSGGSGGSSHFSIGGSSGTGEIGGSGGRGGSGGSRSRGGSGGSGGYSYSGGSSQFSFGGSSDSGSSESTEHRASGGSGHFGGSGSGGSGGSSHFGGAGSSHLSIGGSGGTGGIGGSGGRGGGGGSGSRGSSAASSGYSGGSGSSHISFGGSGDSGSSESDEHRGSGGSGHFGGGGSGGSGGLSGSGGSGSAGSGGYSGSSGSGGSSHFSIGGSGGSGGRGGSGGSRSGGRGVSSGSGGYSGGSGSGGSGGSGGSRGSGGSSHFGGGGSGSSGGLSHFGGGGLGGSGGSGGSSHFSIGGSSGTGGIGGSGGRGGSGGSGGRGGSGGSGAYSYSGGSSDSGSSESTEHRGSGGSGHFGGSGSGGSGGSSHFSIGGSGSSGGGGGAGGLGSGGSVGYSGGSFSIGGSGGSGGSGGRGGSGAGSGGSSGFGGSSGTGGSGHFSIGGSGVSGGSGSRGGSGGSGSGGSSGFGGGSGTGGSGHFSIGGSGGRGGSGGSGGGGSSGFGGSSGSGGSGHFGIGGSGGSGGSGGRGGSGDHGRSGGAGGVGNGGSSGYGGSSGSIGRSGGHGGIGGSGGRGGVGGSGGAGSGGSSGFGGSSGSGGSDHFSIGGSGGSGGSGGHGGIGGSGGRGGVGGSGGAGSGGSSGFGGSSGSGGSDHFSIGGSGGIGGSGGRGGVGGSGGRGGSGVSGSSGSGAYSGASGSGGSGHFSIGGSGFGGSGGHSGSSGGGGSGHSGAGGSGGSGGRGGSGGSGGYSGGSGHFGSLGSETRVGTGGSGSSSGGGSRFFGSSGSGDSGSSESAGHGGRGGSGGSGSGVGVGGGYGRGQKVSGSSSRRPLTGGPSLVAKLTGKRHKLERFGPGGRRDFDDTLGPEVCERAGLFRHPDTCDKFYECYWDRWVERFTLHVFDCPIAIVYDSGITACNWPFNGPPCED from the exons gTGCTAAGGCTGGTGCTGGATCAGAAGGTACACAACGTTAGCCGACGAGCCGTGACGGAGGCGGTGACGGAGGCGGTGACggagcagcaggaagaggaggaagagaccacCACGTTCACGCCGCTACAGGAGGACGatgagag CTTCGGCGTCGACTACAGCGTCCTCGAGTCCGGATCCGAGTACGAGGCGACGGTGCAGCCCCCTGTGGACgaggag GATTACTTAacaaccattaccacaaccaccaccaccaccgaaacaccaaccaccaccactgcaaccaccatccccaactccacctcctccaccacaaccacaactccATCCACCTCCACAAGCTCCTCCGGCTGGACATTCGagcggaagagaggaggaggaagaggaggaaggataagaggcgTTGTGAGGAGGAGGCCGTTGAATCAAGTTACCCcgggagatgagaagaaggatgCTGAGGATGCTGAGGATAAGGGGAGGCTGCTGATGGTGACCTTGGCGCCTAATCCTGAGTATATCGTGAAGGGTTATGACCTCAAGGAGTTGTCGAA aGTGGTGGACTACTTCACACTCCCCACGCACAACCTGACCCTGGGGGAGCAACATGTGACCTTCCACCCCGCGAGACTGATGGGCGTGGCGGACCTACAGAACGCC GACTCCCTGGTGGACCTCGCGGCAGGACTCGGAGTGCCCCTCGACCACCTGATCCTGACCGTCCCCGCCACGGCCATGTCCTTCACCCTGCAGGacgccaccctcaccaccccccGCTCTCCCGCCGCGGACACGCCCACCTACATGTCCTACTCCGAG gcGTGCAAGGTCATGTCCGGAGGGAACTGGACGGTGGAGAGGGACAATGACCTGACCGCGCCCTACGCCTTCGACAACCTGACCTGGGTGGCCTTCGATGACCCCAGCAGCGTCAAGGTCAAg agCAAGTACGCGCTGCTGCGAGGCCTGGCTGGCGTGGCGCTGAGGGACGTGGATCAGGCAGACCACGAGGACACGTGTGGATATGGTCCATACCCGCTCCTCTCCATGATCTACACCACATTCACTGAG CTCGCTCGGTCACCCCGCCGCACGGTGCTCAATAGTCTGGTGGAGGACCTCACCCACTCCCCCTCCGTGCCCTCAGACCTGCGCACGTCCCCCTTCAGGATCGTCCGTGTTGTGGATAGGTCAGGTGACATCACGGCCATCAG GGAGTACTCGTCAAACACTCGCTACCAGTGCTCGCGCCAGGGATACTACCGCGATCCCGACGACTGCTCCAACTTCTACAGGTGTGCCAAATTCAACCAGTATGTGGACGACTTCACGGTGTTCGAGTACGCATGTCCTCGTGGCCTTGTGTTCGACGACCGCTGGGAAGTGTGTGCCTGGCCCTCGGCGGCACCCCCATGCGACGGCTCTTCCGAGATTTTCCCGGTCCCGAAGCAGAAGTTCATCTGTCCGGGCGAGGGTTACTTTACCGACCCTGAAAATTGCCGGTGGTTCTTTGCATGCCTTGACCACTACGGCAACGGCACCTACACGCAGTATGAGTTCCGCTGCCCCTTCGGCCTGGCTTACGACGAGGACAACTATATGTGTAACTGGCCGTGGTTGGTGAATGGATGTGGCCAGAACGGCGTTGGCTACCTGGACCTTGCCCCTGGAGCGGCGCCCGTCAGTGTTGCCGACGTGACTGGACGTCGTGTGTATGGTAAAAGCATACCAACGCAACAGGTGCCATCGCAGAGCCTCCACGGCGGCAGCGGAGACAAGGCAGGCTGCAAGGAGTGTAGCGGATCGGTGGAACTGTCCATTGGAGGCAAGGGTGTGCTCAGCCACGAGAAGGGCCTCATCATCTCCCCGACCCTAAGTAACGAACGCCTTTCTTACAAAGTTTACAAGGAAAGTATCGAGTTCTCAGGCGAAAAATCTCAGGGTGGTTTTGGCGGCAGTGTGAGCGGCGGAGAACGATCAGGTGAGCGTTCTCAAGGCGGCTTTGGAGGAAGGGTGAGTAGCGGAGACCACTCAGGCGAGAGGTCTCAGGGCGGCTCTGGCAGTGGGGTGAACGCTGGTGGAGTTGCAGCGGTGGCCTTTGGGTCGTCCCTCCCGCAAGGCCCTTCGTTCGCTGGAGCCAAGCACACTCAGGACACTGCACAGCACCAAGGAGGGTCCTCAGGAGCCGCGTCTGACCGCAATGCCATCAAGACGCCTGGAACATCTCCTGGGTACTCTTACAGCGCCCCGTCAACCGCCCCGCTGCCATCCCCAGTCACCGAGGGCTATGACAACTCGCAGCCTCGCCCGTCCTCCACACGCACTTCGTCCCGCGGGCGGCCAATCACGTCTCAGGGGCAACCTACAGGTTCCCGCTCGGGCTCCGGATTAGGAACTTCTTACTCACAACCTGCAGCACCTTCTTCTTCTACCCGACCCTCCCACGGCTCACAGACATCACTGCGCCCCTCCGGTGGTAGACCTTCCACTTCCAGAAGGCCAGTCACTGCAGCGCCAGGAAGCGGATACTCCTACGCCAAACCCTCTGTTTCCGCCAAACCCACTCCCTCTCGTGGCCGACCAACCAGCCGCCGCCCATCCAGTCGTAGACCCACAAGCAGCAGACCCTCCAGTCGCCGACCTTCCACCTCCTACCCATCCCCCGCACCACCCACCTCTGGATACTCTTTCCCCACTCCATCAACACCCTTCAAGCCATTCCCTGGTGAAGACGTGTCATCGTCGTCTTCGTCGGAGGAGGAGCCCACAAGAACAACGTCCTCCGGTTACTCCTACCCCACGCCAAGCACCTCTCTTACTCCCGGCGGCGGAGTCACCGTCTCCGGTCAAACGCCCATCACTTCCCGGCCGCGGGTCTACCCCACGCCCACACCCTCGACGGGATACTCCCACCCCGAGCCACCCCAGTCCTTCGGCACCCTCCCGCCCGTTCCTTCGCCTTCTGGGTCCGTTGAAACTGGGTACCGTCCCACCATCAGCAGTGAAGAGTCCAGTGAGGAGGGCTACAGCTACTCCACACCCAGCCGACCACTCACCACCCCTCGCCCCCGACCCACACAACCAGTGGCCACGCGCCGTCCACGACCAAGCCGACCAGCCGCCACCCTGCCACCTCCAACTACCCCCGGGTACTCCTACGAAGCTCCCTCGCTGTCGTTCGAGCCTGTGAGACCTTTTGGGTCATCGGAGAGCAGAGAGACCTTCCAGGGAGTGTCCGATGAAGTAGGCATCGGGGCCACAGGCGGCTACTCTTACCAGACCCCGGCAAACCCCTTCCTCGAAACCAAGCAGCCCGGCTTTACCCCAGCCAGACCCACCCCGACACCTGGCTACCAAACACCCAGACCTTCACCGACAACACGGCCCCAGACACCCACCTATGAGACTCCGACGAGGAGGCCAACGCCCCGACCAGCCCCGATCCCCGACTCCTCGAGCTCTGAGGAGGGCTACTCCTACCGTCAACCGAGCGTGATCTTTACGGTGCCGGGCAGCTCTCAGTCTGCCgagcactcctcttcctcctcctctgagggTGGGTTCGCTGGCTACTCCTACTTGCCGCCGTCATCAGATAAGTCGTTCAATCCCTTCGGCTCGCTGGGCAGTGGATCTCACGAGAGTAGCGAAGGATACAGCGCGACGGGTGGATCAGGGCACTTTGGTGGATCTGTTCAGCCCAGCGGAGGAGGATCGATCCACTTCGGCAGTGGTGGCTCAAGCCATTTCAGCTTTGGTGGATCAGGAGACAGCGGAGTATCAAGTGGATATCGTGGAAGTAGTGGATCAGGAGGTCAAGGAGGAAGCGGTGGATCAAGCCACTTCAGTGTTGGTGGATCAGGAGGCCAGAGCGGCAGCAGTGAGTCAGACGAACACCGCGGCAGTGGCAGCGGTGGATCAAGTGGATTTGGTGGGTCAGGTGGtcaaggtggaagtggaggatcaAATGGATACAGCTACAGCGGTGGATCAAGCAGTTTTGGTGGATCAGGAGACGGCGGAAGCAGTGAATCAGCAGAACACCGCGGCAGTGGTGGATCAAGCGGATCGAGTCATTTCGGTGTCGGTGGATCAGGTGGATACAGTGGAAGCCGTGGATCAAGCCACTTTGGTAGCGGAGGCAGTGGTGGAGGATCAAGCCACTTCAGTATTGGTGGATCAGGTCAGAGCGGCAGCAGTGGATCAGCAGACAGCGGTGGAAGTGGTGGATCAGGCCACGTTAGCAGCGGTGGATCAAGATTCTTCGGCACAGTTGGAGCAGGCAGTAGTGGCAGCAGTGAATCAGACGAACATGGCAGCCGCGGTGGATCAAGCCACTTCGGTACTGGGGGATCAGGTGGCCGAGGTGGAAGCAGCGGTGGATCGAGTCACTTCACTTTTGGCGGATCAGGCGACAGCGGCAGCAGCGAATCGACAGAACACCGCGGCACTGGTGGATCAAGTGGATACAGTGGAAGCAATGGTGGCGGTGGATCACGGAGCCGAGGTGGAAGTGGTGGATCAAGCGGAAGCAGCGGAAGCGGAGGATCAGGCCACTTCAGTTTTGGTGGATCAGGGAGCCGAGGTGGAAGTGGTGGATCAGGAGGCCACAGCGGCAGCAGCGAGTCTGATGAACACCGCGGCAGTGACGGATCAGAAAGCAGCGGTGGATCAAGCCACTTTAGCATTGGTGGATCTGGAGGAAGCGGCGGAAGCGGTGGATCAGGAGATCAAGGTGGAAGCGGCGGCTCAAGTGGATACATTTACAGCGGTGGATCAAGCCAGTTAAGCTTCGGTGGATCAAGTGACAGCGGCAGCAGTGAATCCACGGAACACCGCGGCAGTGGTGGATCAGGCCACTTCGGAGGCGGTGGATCAGGAGGCAGCGGTGGATTAAGTGGATCAAGCCACTTCAGCATCGGTGGATCAGGAGgtagcggaggaagaggaggatcgggAAGCAGAGGTGGAAGTAGGGGATCAAGCGGCTACAGTGGAAGCGGTAGCAGCGGTGGATCAGGCCACTTCAGTTTTGGTGGATCAGGCCACAGCGGCAGCAGCGAGTCAGACGAACACCGCGCCAGTGGTGGATCAAGCCACTTCGGAGGCGGTGGATCAGGAGGCagcggaggaagag GTGGATCAAGAGTCaacggaggaagaggtggatcaGGAGGATCAGGAAGTGGTGGACGCGGAGGAAGTAGCGACAGTGGAAGATACAGTGGAA GCAGTGGAAGTGGTGGATCAGGAGGCAGCGCTGGATCAAGCCACTTCAGCATTGGTGGATCAggaggcagcggaggaggaggtggatcagGAGGATCAGGAGGCAGCGGTGGATCAAGCCACTTCGGAGGCGGTGGATCAGGAGGCAGCGGTGGATCAGGCGGATCAAGCCACTTCAGCATTGGTGGATCATCAGGAACAGGTGAAATTGGTGGTTCCGGAGGCCGAGGAGGCAGTGGTGGATCACGCAGTCGAGGTGGAAGCGGTGGATCAGGCGGATACAGTTACAGCGGTGGATCAAGCCAGTTCAGTTTCGGCGGATCAAGCGACAGCGGCAGCAGTGAATCAACGGAACACCGCGCCAGTGGTGGATCAGGCCACTTTGGAGGCAGTGGATCAGGAGGCAGCGGTGGATCAAGCCACTTTGGAGGCGCTGGATCAAGTCACTTAAGCATCGGTGGATCAGGAGGAACTGGAGGAATTGGTGGTTccggaggccgaggaggaggtggtggatcaGGCAGTCGAGGAAGCAGTGCTGCATCAAGTGGATACAGTGGAGGCAGCGGATCAAGCCACATCAGCTTTGGTGGATCAGGTGACAGCGGCAGCAGCGAATCGGATGAACACCGCGGCAGTGGTGGATCAGGCCACTTTGGAGGCGGTGGATCAGGAGGCAGCGGAGGCCTAAGTGGATCAGGAGGATCAGGAAGTGCTGGTTCAGGAGGGTACAGCGgaagtagtggcagtggtggatcAAGCCATTTCAGCATCGGTGGATCAGGAGGCagcggaggaagaggtggatcaGGAGGATCCAGAAGTGGTGGACGCGGAGTAAGTAGTGGAAGTGGAGGATACAGTGGAGGCAGTGGCAGTGGTGGATCAGGAGGCAGCGGTGGATCAA GAGGCAGCGGTGGATCAAGCCACTTCGGAGGCGGTGGATCAGGAAGCAGCGGCGGATTAAGCCACTTCGGAGGCGGTGGATTAGGAGGCAGCGGTGGATCAGGCGGATCAAGCCACTTCAGCATTGGCGGATCATCAGGAACAGGTGGAATTGGTGGTTCCGGAGGCCGAGGAGGCAGTGGTGGATCAGGTGGTCGAGGTGGAAGCGGCGGATCAGGCGCATACAGTTACAGCGGTGGATCAAGCGACAGCGGCAGCAGTGAATCAACGGAACACCGCGGCAGTGGTGGATCAGGCCACTTTGGAGGCAGTGGatcaggaggaagtggaggatcgAGTCACTTCAGCATCGGTGGCTCAGgaagcagcggaggaggaggtggagcaggaggattAGGAAGTGGTGGATCAGTAGGATACAGTGGAGGAAGCTTCAGCATTGGTGGatcaggaggaagtggaggatcaGGAGGCCGAGGTGGATCAGGAGCAGGAAGTGGTGGATCAAGCGGATTCGGTGGAAGTAGCGGAACCGGAGGATCAGGTCACTTCAGCATTGGAGGATCAGGAGTAAGTGGAGGATCAGGAAGCCGAGGTGGATCAGGAGGATCAGGAAGTGGTGGATCAAGCGGATTCGGTGGAGGAAGCGGAACCGGAGGATCAG GTCACTTCAGCATTGGTGGATCAGGAGGCAGAGGTGGATCAGGAGGATCAGGAGGTGGTGGATCAAGCGGATTCGGTGGAAGTAGCGGAAGCGGAGGATCAGGTCACTTCGGCATTGGTGGatcaggaggaagtggaggatcaGGAGGCAGAGGTGGATCAGGAGACCATGGTAgaagtggaggagcaggaggagtaggaaacGGTGGATCAAGTGGATACGGTGGAAGCAGTGGAAGCATTGGTAGATCAGGAGGCCATGGTGGAATCGGTggatcaggaggaagaggtggagtcgGTGGATcaggaggagcaggaagtggTGGATCAAGCGGATTCGGTGGAAGTAGCGGAAGCGGAGGATCAGATCACTTCAGCATTGGTGGatcaggaggaagtggtggatcaGGAGGCCATGGTGGAATCGGTggatcaggaggaagaggtggagtcgGTGGATcaggaggagcaggaagtggTGGATCAAGCGGATTCGGTGGAAGTAGCGGAAGCGGAGGATCAGATCACTTCAGCATTGGTGGATCAGGAGGAATCGGTggatcaggaggaagaggtggagtcgGTGGATCAGGAGGCCGAGGTGGCTCAGGAGTATCAGGAAGTAGTGGATCAGGAGCATACAGTGGAGCCAGTGGGAGCGGTGGATCAGGCCACTTCAGTATCGGTGGATCAGGCTTTGGTGGATCAGGAGGCCATAGCGGGAGCAGCGGTGGAGGTGGATCAGGTCACTCTGGCGCCGGTGGAAGCGGTGGATCAGGAGGACGTGGAGGGAGTGGCGGATCAGGCGGCTACAGCGGAGGATCGGGTCACTTCGGGAGTCTTGGATCAGAAACTCGAGTGGGGACTGGTGGATCAGGGAGCAGCAGCGGCGGTGGATCAAGGTTCTTCGGCTCAAGTGGATCAGGAGACAGTGGAAGCAGTGAATCAGCGGGGCATGGTGGTCGCGGCGGCTCGGGTGGCAGCGGGAGTGGCGTGGGCGTTGGCGGGGGCTACGGGCGTGGTCAGAAGGTGTCGGGGTCAAGCTCCCGGCGACCCCTGACAGGCGGACCTTCACTGGTGGCCAAACTGACGGGGAAGCGACACAAGCTGGAGCGGTTCGGGCCTGGCGGGCGGCGGGACTTCGATGACACGCTCGGCCCGGAGGTGTGTGAGCGCGCGGGTCTCTTCCGGCACCCCGACACATGCGACAAGTTCTATGAGTGTTACTGGGACCGCTGGGTGGAACGCTTTACCCTCCATGTCTTCGATTGTCCCATTGCTATTGTGTATGATTCAGGCATCACCGCATGTAACTGGCCCTTCAATGGTCCACCCTGTGAGGACTAA